From the genome of Loxodonta africana isolate mLoxAfr1 chromosome 19, mLoxAfr1.hap2, whole genome shotgun sequence:
TTAGTTTTCTgatataaaatacaggtaaagtttttgttttttatactttGACTTTCAGATTTCCTCCTCACTGGAGAGCAGTAATGCTGACTAAGGAATGAGTGATCATTCAAGCCTTTTCTTCAGTCAAGACACTGGGAGTGTTTTATACAGTATGAATGCACACATGTTCTAAAATGTTGCTCTATGAATAAAAGACTTCATAATTTCTCATTAATAACTTATACACATGATTTATCTGGtattccttaaaaagctgtgTCCTCCTAGTAAAGACTTTTCTCTCTTACTTCCTATTTtaatggtgtcttagtttcctagtgctgctataacaaaataccatgAACAGggtagttttaaagaacagaaattcattatctcaaaagagatctagaagccagaagtccaaattcagggcttcagcagGGCATGTTCACACTCTGCTATAAGGGAAGATCTTTCCTTGTCTCCTCCACCTTCTGGTAGCCCCTGGTGTTTCTAGGTgatgtttcttggcttgtagttGTATcaccacatggcatctgtcttccccggGTCTATGTctgtcctcttttataagacactactcagaagggattaggacccaccctactctgacaTGACATCATTAACTGGTAACAACagaaaaaccttatttccaaactaAATCACATTCACAGGTCCAGGGATTAGGGGTTCAACATATCTtctgggggccacaattcaatccattacaaatgGTTATTCTCACATTGAGTTTTATTGTTTCCACAAAGGCTGGTGCACTGTTGAATGATACTGCACAGTGATTACAGACCTCAGGTTTATCTTCTGTGTTTATTCACTTTGTTTAAACGATCAATATTTAAATGAAGGCATTTTCACATTGATTGCAGACAGATATTTTCTAACTTGTGCATTCCttgttttatttaataattaGAACTGTGATTGAAAACTCtttcacattatatttctactgTGAGTTCTCTCATGTCATATATGGTCAGATCATTGACTAATGTGGCTTTGCCACATAGATGACATCCATATGGATTCTCTCTAGCACGAACACTGATTACAGACATAGTGTTCCTTCTATGTGTGATTCTGTTGGGTGCTGAAATGTTAAAGCTAAGGCTGAACTCTCATTCACATTTATTACATATATAGTGTGACTGTTCTCATGATGTCTAAGGTCAGAACAAAAAGTGAAGGCTTCCCCACATACATGGCATTTATATGGTTTCTCATCAGTGTGTGTTTTCTCATGATTTCTAAGGTCAGAATATTGAGTAAAGCCTTTCCCACATAGCTGACAAACATGCGGCTTCTCTCCAATATGAATTCTCTCATGTAGTCTCAGGTTAGAACTTCtactgaaggctttcccacatacATGACATTCAAATGGTTTTTCTCCAGTGTGAGTTTTCTCATGATTTCTAAGGTCAGAACACtgactgaaggctttcccacagagGTGACATCCATAAGGTTTTTCCCCAGTATGAATTCTCTCATGTAGTCTCAGGTTTGAACTTCTactaaaagctttcccacatATATGACATTCATATGGTTTTGCTCCAGTGTGACTTCTCTCATGTCGTCTAAAGTGAGAACAATTACTGAAAGCTTTTCCACAGAGATGGCATTCATATGgcttctctccagtgtgagttcTATTGTGTTGTATAAGGTCAGAAAAATTactgaaggcttttccacataTATGGCATTCATATGGTTTCTCTCCGGTGTGAGTTCTATTGTGTTGTTTAAGGCCGGAACtttgaataaaggctttcccacaaaGATGACATACATATggcttctctccagtgtgaattctATTGTGTTGTATAAGGTCAGCACAATTcgtgaaggctttcccacatagGTGACAtacataaggtttctctccagtgtgaattctcCCATGTTGTCTAAGGTTAGAATTTGtactgaaggctttcccacatacATGGCATTcatatggtttctctccagtgtgagttcTATAGTGTTGAGTGAGGCCAGAAAAATTactgaaggcttttccacataTATGACATTcatatggtttctctccagtatgagttcTAATGTGTTGTTTAAGGCCAGAGCtttgaataaaggctttcccacatagATGACACTCATATGATTTACTCCTGGAGTGAATCTGCTTATGTTGGTTAAACGATGATTGGTCAGGAAGGAACTTTCCAAATTCTTTGCTGGTATTGTGTTTCTTTCCCATGTGATTTAACACATCTTGAGTCAATGTAAGGCTGTGAGTGAAATCTCCTCCCAAATCATTGCATTCAAAGGTATTCTCTCCAGAGAGATATCTCTGCTTTGAGAAGGACATGAAAGACTGTTACAGGTTTATccacattcattcattaatttgttTCTCTACATATGAATTCTAGAATAATATCTAGTCATTCAGTGAACTCTAATTAAAATCTCTTCCATGTAAGTTACACATATGTGGTATGTTACTCTTCTGCATGCACAGAGATTTACTCTTTTGCAGCAGCATGCCAACCGCAGGACTATCAGATTAATTCTGAAGAAttccttatattttaaaaaatatatctatgAGACATGCTTATGCAATTGTTTTTTTGAGACCTTAGGTAATTTCTTCCCTAAATTCTAATGAACCAAAACTTTGTGCTGAGACAGCACGTAATTACAATCTTAAATACAGTAATGTAATTGTGCTAACCTCCTAACTTAATCCATTCACAAGCATCTATGTGGGTGGCCAAGATTCACACCTGTGAAGCTTACCAGTGCCATGATGGTTGGTGTGTCCTTCCTACAGATATGTTGAAAGgatatcatttcttctttgttaaGGCCAATTTCCCTGCCTGAAATAATTGAAAAAAGAATAATTTGCTAGAGTGGCATTAGGGGAatgaaaatgttgaaaagcacTGACCCATGTGTGTATATTTCAAATATTGACAGTTACATGTAAAAAGAAtgtcaaattaaggaataatctAGGTGGTAGAAATACATGACAGGATATGGACGTTAAAAAGATTTTCAATACTGCAAAATGGAGAACAATAAAATGAAGGTGGAATGTTGGCACGCTAAAGAGGAAAAATCTTCAAAGATTTTCCAGGACAAGGGTCATTACGATAAAGTTGAATTGCAATAAGTACATGCAGATTCCTTAAGTCAAAGAGAATGACAGGAGGACACAACAGAAATAGGTATATGTAAAGAATAAATGATATAATCTGAAGAATTTTCCCTCAACATGTCATTCACTTCAGAAAATACACAGTCGATATTTCCAAGCACCTGCTCACTCACTGAACAAGCTCCTCCTTGTATTGAAACACAACTGCCTGAAGCTCACCTGGACTCTGGCATTGGAAAAATCCTATTCTTTCTCTCCACAGTTCCTCTCCTCGCTCTAGTTG
Proteins encoded in this window:
- the LOC100676467 gene encoding zinc finger protein 596-like isoform X1, coding for MQLESVTFKDVAVDFTQEEWALLDTSQRKLFREVMMESIDHLVFVGNQLCRSDVISQLERGEELWRERIGFFQCQSPGREIGLNKEEMISFQHICRKDTPTIMALQRYLSGENTFECNDLGGDFTHSLTLTQDVLNHMGKKHNTSKEFGKFLPDQSSFNQHKQIHSRSKSYECHLCGKAFIQSSGLKQHIRTHTGEKPYECHICGKAFSNFSGLTQHYRTHTGEKPYECHVCGKAFSTNSNLRQHGRIHTGEKPYVCHLCGKAFTNCADLIQHNRIHTGEKPYVCHLCGKAFIQSSGLKQHNRTHTGEKPYECHICGKAFSNFSDLIQHNRTHTGEKPYECHLCGKAFSNCSHFRRHERSHTGAKPYECHICGKAFSRSSNLRLHERIHTGEKPYGCHLCGKAFSQCSDLRNHEKTHTGEKPFECHVCGKAFSRSSNLRLHERIHIGEKPHVCQLCGKGFTQYSDLRNHEKTHTDEKPYKCHVCGEAFTFCSDLRHHENSHTIYVINVNESSALALTFQHPTESHIEGTLCL
- the LOC100676467 gene encoding zinc finger protein 596-like isoform X2, which encodes MISFQHICRKDTPTIMALQRYLSGENTFECNDLGGDFTHSLTLTQDVLNHMGKKHNTSKEFGKFLPDQSSFNQHKQIHSRSKSYECHLCGKAFIQSSGLKQHIRTHTGEKPYECHICGKAFSNFSGLTQHYRTHTGEKPYECHVCGKAFSTNSNLRQHGRIHTGEKPYVCHLCGKAFTNCADLIQHNRIHTGEKPYVCHLCGKAFIQSSGLKQHNRTHTGEKPYECHICGKAFSNFSDLIQHNRTHTGEKPYECHLCGKAFSNCSHFRRHERSHTGAKPYECHICGKAFSRSSNLRLHERIHTGEKPYGCHLCGKAFSQCSDLRNHEKTHTGEKPFECHVCGKAFSRSSNLRLHERIHIGEKPHVCQLCGKGFTQYSDLRNHEKTHTDEKPYKCHVCGEAFTFCSDLRHHENSHTIYVINVNESSALALTFQHPTESHIEGTLCL